A genomic segment from Terriglobia bacterium encodes:
- a CDS encoding SUMF1/EgtB/PvdO family nonheme iron enzyme: MRSNQSRQILREGLASARAQTDSLFRMLSPDALHMRPIAERHRVIFYIGHLEAFDWNMVGVWTFGKPSFNPGFDRLFAFGIDPVNGRLPDDKPADWPALEEIFSYRDKIRAGVDDLVERADITEPSYARIVHVAIEHRLMHAETLAYMLHWLDFDTKRAGAAALPTPAGTGNGIGQARSATIPEGETTLGLKDGSGFGWDNEFQSHSLHVAEFSMDIYNVTNAEFLEFVQAGGYEDAALWTAGAWDWLQQSGTSHPKFWIRRNDAWFYRTMFAELPLPPAWPVYVSHAEASAYARWKHKSLPTEAQYHRAAFGSPGGGRGQVLYDGNFDLRSWTPMDVGSFRPSAFGVFDLVGNGWEWTSTPFAPFEGFEPFSFYPGYSTDFFDGKHFVLKGASPRTSAALVRSSFRNWFQPYYPNIYASFRCVEQ; encoded by the coding sequence GTGAGATCCAACCAGTCGCGCCAAATACTTCGAGAGGGACTCGCTTCCGCGCGGGCACAAACCGACTCGCTTTTCCGGATGCTGTCGCCGGATGCTTTGCACATGCGGCCGATCGCGGAGCGGCATCGGGTGATTTTCTACATCGGACATCTGGAAGCGTTCGACTGGAACATGGTCGGCGTGTGGACCTTTGGCAAGCCTTCGTTCAATCCAGGGTTCGACCGGTTGTTTGCGTTTGGTATCGATCCGGTGAACGGCAGGCTGCCGGATGACAAGCCTGCGGATTGGCCGGCGCTCGAAGAGATCTTTTCCTATCGCGACAAGATCCGTGCCGGCGTTGATGATCTTGTGGAACGCGCGGATATCACCGAGCCGTCGTATGCCCGGATCGTACACGTTGCGATCGAGCATCGCCTCATGCACGCGGAGACTCTTGCTTACATGCTGCACTGGCTCGATTTCGATACCAAGCGCGCAGGCGCCGCGGCGCTGCCAACGCCCGCCGGAACCGGCAACGGGATAGGGCAGGCCCGCAGCGCAACAATTCCCGAAGGTGAAACGACTCTCGGTTTGAAGGACGGCTCCGGCTTCGGGTGGGATAACGAATTTCAGTCGCACTCGCTGCACGTAGCCGAATTCTCGATGGACATTTATAACGTGACGAACGCCGAATTTCTCGAGTTTGTTCAGGCGGGCGGATACGAAGACGCTGCGTTGTGGACTGCCGGGGCCTGGGACTGGTTGCAGCAATCCGGCACGTCTCATCCGAAATTCTGGATCCGGCGGAATGACGCGTGGTTCTACCGGACGATGTTCGCGGAGCTTCCGCTGCCGCCCGCCTGGCCCGTCTATGTCAGCCACGCCGAAGCGTCGGCGTATGCGCGCTGGAAACACAAGTCGCTTCCGACCGAGGCCCAGTATCATCGCGCGGCCTTCGGCTCGCCTGGCGGTGGCCGCGGGCAGGTGCTTTATGACGGCAACTTCGACCTTCGATCCTGGACGCCGATGGATGTGGGAAGCTTCCGGCCGAGCGCGTTCGGCGTCTTCGATCTTGTCGGCAACGGCTGGGAGTGGACGAGCACGCCGTTTGCGCCGTTTGAAGGTTTCGAGCCGTTTTCATTTTATCCCGGATATTCGACGGATTTTTTTGACGGGAAGCATTTCGTCCTGAAGGGAGCGTCGCCCCGTACGTCCGCGGCGCTGGTT